In Novosphingobium sp. MMS21-SN21R, a single genomic region encodes these proteins:
- a CDS encoding NAD(P)H-binding protein: MQQKVALLGATGFVGGHILGEALSRPELAVTAVTRNPAALAAHDKLTAVAGDVYDVPALTEALRGHDTVIHAFHPGRNSSPDEVYDQSVAGHQAIIDATRAAGVPRLVCVGGAASLMTPEGKEYIDSSHWDKEFDPYRNSILGTRALYYMLKDVTDLDWVFLAPSAWLRPGERTGVFRTSANDMLFAADGTSRISLEDYSMVLIDEVLNPAHHRERYTVGY; this comes from the coding sequence ATGCAACAAAAAGTAGCCCTTCTTGGCGCCACCGGATTTGTCGGAGGCCACATTCTCGGCGAAGCCCTGTCTCGACCCGAACTTGCTGTCACAGCAGTCACGCGCAATCCGGCTGCGCTCGCCGCGCATGATAAACTCACCGCCGTCGCTGGCGACGTATACGATGTGCCTGCGCTGACCGAAGCCTTGCGCGGCCATGACACGGTCATTCACGCTTTCCATCCCGGCCGCAACTCCAGCCCGGATGAAGTCTATGACCAGAGCGTTGCCGGTCATCAGGCGATCATTGACGCCACCCGCGCTGCGGGTGTTCCGCGTCTCGTTTGCGTTGGTGGTGCGGCCAGCCTGATGACGCCCGAAGGCAAGGAGTATATCGATTCCTCCCATTGGGACAAAGAGTTCGACCCATATCGGAATTCAATTCTGGGCACCCGCGCGCTCTATTACATGCTCAAGGACGTAACCGATCTCGATTGGGTTTTCCTGGCCCCGTCGGCATGGCTTCGTCCGGGCGAGCGCACCGGCGTTTTCCGCACGAGCGCCAATGACATGCTGTTTGCCGCCGACGGCACCAGCCGCATTTCATTGGAAGACTATTCCATGGTGCTGATCGACGAGGTTCTAAACCCCGCGCATCACCGTGAACGCTATACTGTGGGGTATTGA
- a CDS encoding SDR family oxidoreductase, producing MARFSGKVVLVTGAAGGIGLAAAQAFAAEGAQVVLADRNIALAEQGAKAIADGGGIASAVFVDVSDPASCQAMVADTVANYGALHIAFNNAGMPSAIGGAFEDFSVENWDTLLATNLSGVFYAMKAQVPALKASGGTAIVNTASIAALIAAPGMAAYVASKHGVAGLTKAAALDLIGHGIRVNAICPGFVDTPMLAGALAQPGAREAMNAQAPIGRIASPQEVAQTALFLCSDAASYMVGALLSVDGGVVIQ from the coding sequence ATGGCCCGCTTTTCGGGCAAAGTGGTGCTGGTGACGGGCGCGGCGGGCGGTATCGGCCTTGCCGCAGCGCAGGCCTTTGCGGCGGAAGGCGCGCAAGTCGTGCTCGCCGACCGCAACATCGCTTTGGCCGAACAGGGCGCAAAGGCCATTGCGGATGGCGGGGGCATCGCCAGCGCGGTGTTTGTCGATGTGTCCGATCCGGCATCGTGTCAGGCGATGGTCGCGGATACGGTGGCCAATTATGGAGCGCTGCATATAGCGTTCAACAACGCCGGGATGCCATCGGCCATCGGCGGCGCGTTCGAGGATTTCTCGGTCGAGAACTGGGACACCTTGCTCGCCACCAACTTGAGCGGCGTGTTCTACGCGATGAAGGCGCAAGTGCCTGCGCTCAAGGCCTCTGGTGGCACCGCGATAGTCAACACCGCGTCTATCGCCGCCTTGATCGCCGCGCCGGGCATGGCCGCCTATGTCGCCAGCAAGCACGGCGTGGCCGGGCTCACCAAGGCGGCGGCGCTCGACCTGATCGGTCACGGAATCCGGGTCAACGCGATATGTCCGGGGTTTGTCGATACGCCGATGCTGGCAGGCGCCTTGGCGCAGCCCGGCGCGCGTGAGGCGATGAATGCGCAAGCGCCTATCGGCCGCATCGCGTCGCCACAAGAGGTTGCGCAGACCGCACTGTTCCTTTGCTCTGACGCGGCCTCCTACATGGTTGGCGCCTTGCTCAGCGTGGATGGCGGCGTGGTGATCCAATGA
- a CDS encoding antibiotic biosynthesis monooxygenase, protein MKAMLIHFDITPGKQSDFEAAATQHVHNIRERDPSYSLYNLTRDRDCDTRYVSMQLFESWESQLAHQTYDYVLEMMPAMSACLSGPPKVDWLEVVA, encoded by the coding sequence ATGAAAGCCATGCTTATCCACTTCGATATCACGCCGGGCAAACAGTCGGATTTCGAGGCTGCGGCAACGCAGCATGTCCACAATATCCGTGAGCGCGACCCGAGCTATTCGCTCTATAACCTGACCCGCGATCGTGATTGCGATACGCGCTACGTATCGATGCAATTGTTCGAAAGCTGGGAAAGCCAGCTTGCGCATCAGACCTATGATTACGTGCTGGAAATGATGCCAGCGATGAGCGCGTGCCTTTCGGGTCCGCCCAAGGTCGATTGGCTTGAGGTCGTCGCCTGA
- a CDS encoding FAD-binding oxidoreductase: MSPINPAAWRAFAAAIGKEQVLISEEDRSDYADHFAADETKHEPAGALAPANAEEVREVVRIANQYRVPLWPISRGKNFGYGGSAPVTRGAVVLDLSRMKKIEVDAETGTVLVEPGVGFFDLYDHLQSKGIPLWLSVPGNSWGSVAGNALDRGVGYTSYGDHAARICGLEVVLPDGDLVRTGMGAMDGSPNWTLYRNGFGPGWDTMFCQSNLGIVTKLGLWLMPEPEAVAGYDYEFDKPDDLGWAIDTLMPLRRDGLIQQSPSIGNWLRSAAVMTTREQWTKDGGPLDDKVVAAIRDRFKIGWWSVQVRFYGHLDVVEASMRVLDRAFDKKPIQSKKPALWKRGDPPEGSPVTGVPVSFPLANANWHGGRGGHVGYSPVLPPRGDLAMDQFKRTYALYQRYGMDYHASFAMGERSLTNVNQILYNKDDPAMMGRVDGMFRALVADATANRYGEYRTHIDYMDLVADCYDFNDHALRRLNTRVKDALDPNGIIAPGKSGIWPKGQRA; the protein is encoded by the coding sequence ATGAGCCCGATCAACCCCGCCGCATGGCGTGCCTTTGCCGCCGCAATCGGCAAGGAACAGGTTCTGATCTCGGAGGAGGACCGCAGCGATTATGCGGATCACTTCGCGGCAGACGAAACGAAGCATGAGCCGGCAGGTGCGCTTGCTCCCGCCAATGCTGAAGAAGTGCGCGAAGTGGTGCGCATTGCCAACCAGTACCGTGTGCCGCTCTGGCCGATCAGCCGGGGCAAGAACTTCGGCTATGGCGGATCGGCGCCGGTCACGCGCGGCGCGGTGGTGCTCGACCTGTCGCGCATGAAGAAGATCGAGGTCGATGCCGAGACCGGCACCGTGCTGGTCGAGCCGGGCGTAGGATTTTTCGACCTCTACGATCATCTGCAGTCCAAGGGCATTCCCCTGTGGCTGTCGGTGCCGGGCAACAGCTGGGGCTCGGTTGCGGGCAACGCGCTGGACCGGGGTGTGGGCTATACCTCCTATGGCGATCATGCCGCGCGGATCTGCGGGCTGGAGGTGGTGCTGCCCGATGGGGATCTGGTGCGCACCGGCATGGGTGCGATGGATGGCTCGCCCAACTGGACGCTCTATCGCAACGGCTTCGGTCCCGGCTGGGACACGATGTTCTGCCAATCCAATCTGGGCATCGTCACCAAACTCGGCCTGTGGCTGATGCCTGAACCTGAGGCGGTGGCGGGCTATGATTATGAATTCGACAAGCCCGACGATCTCGGCTGGGCCATCGACACCCTGATGCCGCTGCGCCGTGACGGGCTGATCCAGCAATCGCCCAGCATCGGCAACTGGCTGCGATCGGCTGCGGTGATGACCACGCGCGAACAGTGGACCAAGGACGGCGGACCGCTTGACGACAAGGTCGTGGCCGCCATCCGTGACCGGTTCAAGATCGGCTGGTGGAGCGTGCAAGTGCGGTTCTACGGCCATCTCGATGTGGTCGAAGCGTCGATGCGGGTGCTCGACCGGGCGTTCGACAAGAAGCCGATCCAGTCGAAGAAGCCCGCCTTGTGGAAGCGCGGCGATCCGCCCGAAGGGTCGCCGGTTACAGGCGTCCCGGTCAGCTTTCCGCTGGCCAACGCCAATTGGCACGGCGGGCGCGGTGGGCATGTCGGTTATTCGCCGGTGCTGCCACCACGGGGGGATCTTGCGATGGACCAGTTCAAGCGCACTTATGCGCTCTATCAGCGCTATGGCATGGATTACCACGCCAGCTTCGCCATGGGCGAACGCAGCCTGACCAACGTCAATCAGATCCTCTACAACAAGGATGATCCCGCGATGATGGGCCGGGTGGATGGCATGTTCCGCGCGCTGGTCGCCGATGCAACTGCTAATCGCTACGGCGAGTATCGCACGCATATCGACTACATGGATCTTGTTGCCGATTGCTATGATTTCAATGACCACGCGCTCCGCCGGTTGAATACGCGGGTAAAGGATGCCCTCGATCCCAACGGGATCATCGCACCGGGCAAAAGCGGCATCTGGCCGAAAGGCCAACGGGCATGA
- a CDS encoding SMP-30/gluconolactonase/LRE family protein, which yields MITRLDVPMAVIGEGPVWDVAEQALYWIDILGKQVFRHDPQLHETRQWALPDIVGSMAVRAGGGVIVALGDGVYTLDLESGECALLATSPHLNAEVQLADGKVDRRGRFIVGSSDRGMKEARGKLFALDPGATELRVIDDDIFLANGPCWSPDDATFYHADSIRKTIFAYDYDIATGTLSHRRAFASTEDLGGIPDGATVDTEGHIWSAICEGGKIVRFRPDGSIERIVDFPQKLPGSVMFGGSALDRMFVPTLSPAFLGREADPQDGAMFVIDGLGVTGLPEPRFGA from the coding sequence ATGATCACCCGGCTTGATGTGCCAATGGCCGTCATCGGTGAGGGACCGGTGTGGGACGTTGCCGAGCAGGCGCTTTACTGGATCGACATTCTGGGAAAGCAGGTGTTTCGCCATGATCCGCAGTTGCATGAAACGCGGCAGTGGGCCTTGCCAGACATTGTCGGCTCGATGGCCGTGCGCGCCGGCGGGGGCGTAATCGTCGCGCTAGGTGACGGGGTCTACACACTCGATCTTGAAAGTGGCGAATGCGCCTTGCTGGCCACCAGTCCACATCTCAACGCAGAGGTTCAGCTTGCTGATGGCAAGGTGGACCGCCGGGGGCGGTTCATCGTCGGGTCGAGCGATCGCGGGATGAAGGAAGCGCGCGGCAAGCTGTTCGCGCTCGATCCCGGCGCCACGGAATTGCGCGTGATCGATGACGACATATTCCTCGCCAACGGTCCCTGCTGGTCGCCCGACGACGCGACGTTTTACCATGCCGATTCCATCCGCAAGACGATCTTCGCCTACGACTACGATATCGCCACGGGCACGCTCAGCCATCGCCGTGCCTTTGCCAGCACCGAGGATCTCGGCGGTATACCCGATGGCGCGACGGTCGATACAGAAGGCCATATCTGGAGTGCCATTTGCGAAGGCGGCAAGATCGTCCGATTCCGCCCCGACGGCAGCATCGAACGTATTGTCGACTTTCCGCAGAAACTGCCCGGCAGCGTGATGTTCGGCGGCTCGGCGCTTGACCGCATGTTCGTGCCCACGCTCAGCCCGGCGTTCCTGGGGCGCGAAGCTGATCCGCAGGACGGTGCAATGTTCGTCATTGACGGCCTCGGCGTGACCGGCCTGCCTGAACCGAGGTTCGGCGCGTGA
- a CDS encoding aldolase/citrate lyase family protein, with the protein MKLRRTTIFIPGSMDESAQRDLIQSCGADLICLDLEDTVAAPRKAEARDRIVRLLREDIWGRSARAVRINAVSSAFAADDLDVIVGQAGARVDTLFLSKPDKVEEIRWIDGKIESLRAHAGFTNPIGYVVGIESAYALTNIDMLASCSPNVEALGFAIGDLSGSLGMHISAYLMDRSLYPGDMYHFHRARIILAARTYGLWALDAPWPLINDHATLAEDARWGAMMGFDGKLVLAAEQVRVVHQAYRPTEPELARARALLARMEELTAANEGAGMANGEFLDPVVIAPARATIARAEAPL; encoded by the coding sequence ATGAAACTGCGCCGCACAACCATATTCATACCCGGCAGCATGGACGAATCCGCTCAGCGCGATCTGATCCAATCGTGTGGTGCTGACCTCATCTGTCTGGATCTAGAGGACACCGTAGCAGCGCCGCGCAAGGCCGAAGCACGTGACCGCATTGTCAGGTTGCTGCGTGAGGATATCTGGGGCCGGTCAGCACGCGCGGTGAGGATCAACGCCGTCTCGTCAGCCTTTGCCGCCGATGACCTTGACGTGATCGTCGGACAAGCGGGCGCGCGGGTCGATACGCTGTTCCTGTCCAAGCCAGACAAGGTCGAGGAAATCCGCTGGATCGATGGAAAGATTGAATCCTTGCGCGCCCATGCAGGATTCACGAACCCCATCGGCTATGTCGTCGGAATCGAATCCGCCTATGCCCTGACCAATATCGACATGCTGGCCTCGTGTTCGCCCAATGTCGAAGCGCTGGGCTTTGCCATCGGCGATCTTTCGGGCTCGTTGGGTATGCACATTTCTGCCTATCTCATGGACCGTTCGCTTTATCCGGGCGACATGTACCATTTCCACCGCGCACGGATCATTCTGGCGGCGCGCACTTATGGATTGTGGGCGCTTGATGCGCCTTGGCCACTGATCAACGATCACGCCACGCTGGCCGAAGACGCGCGGTGGGGCGCGATGATGGGGTTTGATGGCAAGTTGGTGCTGGCCGCCGAACAAGTGCGGGTCGTCCATCAGGCCTACCGCCCGACCGAGCCTGAACTTGCCCGCGCGCGCGCACTACTGGCCCGCATGGAAGAACTGACAGCGGCGAACGAAGGCGCAGGCATGGCCAATGGCGAGTTTCTCGACCCGGTGGTGATCGCGCCAGCACGGGCCACAATCGCCCGCGCCGAGGCCCCGCTGTGA
- a CDS encoding MFS transporter, with protein MPLLLVLVFLNIAGFSLILPLLPFYGSLFGASSFGVACLFAAYSLGNVFGEIFWGRQSDRIGRKPVLIMTTCAAALTYVAFAYAPSLGVAITIRIISGFFSGTLGVVQGVIADITPPQDRARSMGYFGAAFNLGFAVGPAIGGLLAVPELGAAGFHPPIFAAALLAAGASAWALLALPETRPTDGQARPAPRYREAWVFVGSHSLLLRLFLIAFFGIAAFSSMEAIFGLWTARNFGWSAHEVGLTFIAVGAAGLFVQAFLIGPLVKRFGEAWIIVGGLTVLVVAILLQPIIKLPVASVVLMSLLMMGHSLAFPNAGALVSRGTPPERQGSVMGLLMASNALARIIAPPFFGWTFGQHADAPYFVCAAMIMLMMPVALSVVRTRQREALA; from the coding sequence ATGCCTCTTCTGCTGGTGCTGGTGTTTCTCAACATCGCCGGCTTCAGCCTGATCCTGCCGCTGCTGCCATTTTATGGCTCGCTGTTCGGGGCATCCTCGTTCGGGGTGGCCTGCTTGTTTGCGGCCTATTCGCTGGGCAATGTGTTCGGCGAGATCTTCTGGGGGCGCCAGTCGGACCGCATCGGCCGCAAGCCGGTGCTGATCATGACGACCTGCGCCGCCGCGCTGACCTATGTGGCATTTGCCTATGCGCCGAGCCTTGGCGTCGCCATCACCATCCGCATCATCAGCGGCTTTTTCAGCGGTACGCTCGGGGTGGTGCAGGGGGTGATCGCTGATATTACGCCGCCACAGGACCGCGCGCGCAGCATGGGCTATTTCGGCGCAGCATTTAATCTGGGATTCGCGGTCGGCCCGGCCATCGGAGGCTTGCTAGCGGTGCCGGAACTAGGCGCAGCCGGGTTCCACCCGCCTATTTTCGCCGCCGCCTTGCTGGCCGCTGGGGCATCGGCATGGGCGCTGCTCGCCTTGCCCGAAACGCGGCCGACGGATGGGCAGGCACGGCCAGCGCCGCGCTACCGTGAGGCCTGGGTTTTCGTCGGCAGTCATTCGCTGTTGTTGCGGCTGTTCCTGATCGCCTTTTTCGGCATCGCCGCATTTTCCTCGATGGAGGCGATCTTCGGGCTGTGGACCGCGCGCAACTTTGGGTGGAGCGCGCATGAGGTCGGGCTGACATTTATTGCGGTGGGCGCGGCAGGCTTGTTCGTCCAGGCTTTCCTGATTGGTCCGCTGGTCAAACGCTTTGGCGAGGCTTGGATCATTGTTGGCGGCTTGACCGTCCTCGTCGTCGCAATTCTGTTGCAACCGATCATCAAGCTGCCGGTCGCGTCAGTGGTGCTGATGTCGCTGTTGATGATGGGGCACAGCCTTGCTTTCCCCAATGCCGGAGCGCTCGTGTCGCGCGGAACGCCGCCTGAACGGCAAGGCAGCGTGATGGGGCTGCTGATGGCCTCCAATGCGCTTGCCCGGATCATTGCGCCGCCCTTCTTCGGATGGACGTTCGGCCAGCATGCGGATGCGCCCTATTTTGTTTGCGCGGCCATGATCATGCTGATGATGCCGGTTGCGCTGTCGGTGGTGCGAACGCGCCAGAGGGAGGCCTTGGCATGA
- a CDS encoding SDR family oxidoreductase: protein MHNIVISGASGDLGRRITAILLDQIAPANLALVTRTPANLADRAQVGVAVHAGDYNDPAALEAAYAGSDVLMLISGLAVTKRVPEHRNAINAAKKAGIKHIVYTSVAGIHPRNPTLSATDHIVTEGDLRDSGLGYTILRNATYAEVFPTIASQPALRSGKWIQAAGEGLMAPVSKRDIALCAATCLMHPDLHNAATYEISGSELVSFRDIAAITSEVYDVPIEYVPVTPEERYAQFDAMGVPRTYSESMDAHPDTHLWASDEMVTADIAWSMGFHAILSHHVKFITGKDPYTLREVFEFCKGRSYDDC, encoded by the coding sequence ATGCATAACATCGTCATCAGCGGTGCCTCGGGTGATCTCGGGCGGCGGATCACCGCCATCCTGCTCGATCAGATCGCGCCCGCCAACCTGGCCCTTGTCACCCGCACGCCCGCAAATCTGGCAGATAGGGCGCAGGTTGGCGTGGCCGTCCACGCGGGCGATTACAACGATCCGGCAGCGCTGGAAGCCGCCTACGCGGGCAGCGACGTGCTGATGCTGATCAGCGGGTTGGCCGTGACCAAGCGCGTGCCCGAACATCGCAATGCGATCAATGCTGCCAAAAAGGCCGGTATCAAACATATCGTCTATACATCGGTTGCCGGCATCCATCCCCGCAATCCGACGCTGTCGGCTACAGATCATATCGTGACCGAGGGCGATTTGCGCGATTCCGGGCTGGGCTACACCATCTTGCGCAACGCGACATATGCCGAGGTTTTCCCGACGATTGCGTCGCAGCCAGCACTGCGGTCCGGCAAATGGATTCAGGCAGCGGGTGAAGGGCTTATGGCACCCGTTTCCAAGCGCGACATCGCCTTGTGCGCGGCCACGTGCCTGATGCACCCGGACCTGCACAATGCCGCAACATACGAGATCAGCGGAAGCGAGTTGGTCAGTTTCCGCGACATCGCGGCGATCACCTCGGAAGTCTACGATGTGCCGATCGAATATGTGCCGGTGACGCCTGAAGAGCGTTATGCCCAGTTCGATGCGATGGGCGTGCCCCGCACCTACTCTGAAAGCATGGACGCGCACCCTGATACTCATCTGTGGGCCAGCGACGAAATGGTGACCGCCGACATCGCGTGGAGCATGGGTTTCCACGCCATTCTCTCGCACCACGTCAAGTTCATTACGGGTAAGGACCCCTACACGCTGCGCGAAGTCTTCGAGTTCTGCAAAGGTCGCAGCTATGACGATTGCTGA
- a CDS encoding MFS transporter has protein sequence MSPRQVLLLCGFGAFLDGYDIQALGLAIPGLAQHMAVTPTAFAPALSGSLAGMAAGALLLAPYADRIGRRKMMVFSLILIGVTTAALFTVVTPGQLAVWRTATGLGMGALLPLAVTMSAEAAPATRRVLIVTLIASCSGLGSFAAGLLAPVLDKIWGWHGIFAVGAAMPLLAALAFAAMRDAPPASQAERSAPKPTSLPAAVAGLFSAPYRLRTILLWSIFFISLFATYSLISWLPTLLTTAGWARPDAMRATGFLALGSIAGGLLLARAADKGRAVPALASAYVIAAIAFAVIATAPSSKGAWIGLIIAVGAGSIGSQLALGSLASTFYPAEIRATGVGWSSGIGRVGSIFGPLALASMMSLQIPPAHIIGSMALPMALCALLVCLLPKALVHEAA, from the coding sequence GTGAGCCCGCGTCAGGTCCTGCTGCTATGCGGGTTTGGCGCTTTTCTCGATGGATATGACATTCAGGCGCTGGGGTTGGCGATCCCCGGCCTTGCGCAGCACATGGCCGTTACGCCAACGGCATTCGCTCCCGCGCTGTCCGGTTCGCTGGCAGGCATGGCTGCAGGTGCACTGCTGCTCGCGCCCTATGCCGATCGCATCGGGCGGCGCAAGATGATGGTGTTCTCTCTGATACTGATCGGAGTGACAACCGCGGCCCTGTTCACCGTGGTGACGCCGGGGCAACTGGCAGTATGGCGCACTGCGACAGGTTTGGGCATGGGCGCGCTCCTGCCGCTGGCAGTGACGATGTCTGCCGAAGCAGCACCTGCCACACGGCGCGTGCTGATCGTCACCCTGATTGCATCCTGTTCGGGGCTCGGATCATTTGCCGCTGGTCTGCTGGCGCCAGTTCTGGACAAAATATGGGGTTGGCACGGGATTTTCGCCGTCGGCGCCGCCATGCCCCTACTCGCTGCACTGGCATTCGCGGCCATGCGCGATGCTCCCCCCGCCTCACAAGCCGAACGCTCTGCGCCCAAGCCGACCAGCTTGCCTGCTGCGGTGGCGGGGTTGTTTTCCGCCCCCTACCGGCTGCGCACGATCCTGCTCTGGAGCATATTCTTCATCAGCCTGTTCGCGACATATTCGCTGATCAGCTGGCTTCCGACATTACTTACGACTGCGGGCTGGGCGCGGCCGGATGCCATGCGCGCAACCGGCTTCCTGGCACTCGGCAGCATCGCGGGCGGGCTATTGCTTGCACGCGCGGCGGACAAGGGCCGCGCGGTCCCGGCGCTTGCCAGTGCTTATGTGATCGCAGCGATTGCCTTTGCCGTTATCGCGACCGCACCGTCGTCAAAGGGTGCATGGATCGGTTTGATCATTGCGGTTGGAGCGGGTTCCATCGGTTCGCAGCTGGCGCTCGGATCGCTCGCTTCGACCTTCTATCCAGCAGAAATTCGCGCAACCGGCGTGGGCTGGTCGAGCGGCATCGGCCGGGTGGGATCGATCTTCGGGCCGCTGGCGCTGGCCAGCATGATGTCATTGCAAATCCCGCCAGCCCATATCATCGGCAGCATGGCCCTGCCCATGGCGCTGTGTGCACTGCTGGTCTGCTTGCTGCCGAAGGCGCTGGTCCATGAAGCTGCGTGA
- a CDS encoding cytochrome c, producing the protein MKRASLIIASLALCGAAVGAQTPPAKESGAQVTNPFRGVMQDRSSRSPDEALFVEKCAMCHRQMGMGTVLLARRMDLSIAKLEQRDDLTADFVRMAARQGIGNMPRIRRGEVSDAQLDRIAAYLAKGKVQ; encoded by the coding sequence ATGAAGCGGGCCAGTTTGATCATCGCCTCGCTTGCCCTGTGCGGGGCTGCCGTTGGCGCGCAGACGCCGCCTGCCAAGGAGAGCGGCGCGCAAGTGACAAACCCGTTTCGCGGGGTGATGCAGGATCGTTCTTCGCGGTCGCCAGACGAGGCGCTGTTCGTTGAAAAATGCGCCATGTGTCACCGCCAGATGGGGATGGGCACGGTCCTGCTGGCCCGGCGGATGGACCTGTCCATCGCGAAGCTTGAACAGCGTGACGACCTGACGGCGGACTTCGTCAGAATGGCTGCGCGGCAGGGCATTGGCAACATGCCGCGTATCCGCCGGGGTGAGGTGAGCGACGCCCAGCTCGACCGGATCGCCGCCTATCTGGCCAAGGGGAAAGTGCAATGA
- a CDS encoding isocitrate lyase/PEP mutase family protein produces MTIADSNGASRRPVLDLKTLANTGRPLVLPGAHDALSARMIEAAGFSAYGVGGSALAAVQLALPDAGLQSFGEYRDAVGRIMEGSQLPVMVDGENGFGDAKAVTRTVRSFEKLGVAAIAFEDLVLPPRLDRPPTVSTREEIQGKLRAALAARSSEDFLIVGRSDAAYAVDLDEAIARAVSYQDIGVDAIIVPGLANADAFKRLRDAVHIPIMAVIVPGTPWFAPSLDELAEIGIDVAIYPAAILWRVVMAMQQGLDAIRHQDGAPPADFDPRIIGQYLKTAEWTEVDRHFA; encoded by the coding sequence ATGACGATTGCTGACTCGAACGGCGCAAGCCGGCGACCTGTTCTCGACCTGAAGACTTTGGCCAATACCGGGCGTCCGCTGGTTCTGCCCGGCGCACATGATGCTTTAAGCGCACGCATGATCGAGGCTGCGGGATTTTCTGCCTATGGCGTGGGTGGTTCCGCATTGGCCGCCGTGCAACTTGCGTTGCCGGATGCGGGCCTGCAGAGCTTTGGCGAGTATCGCGATGCGGTTGGCCGGATCATGGAAGGTTCGCAACTTCCGGTCATGGTCGATGGCGAAAACGGCTTTGGCGATGCCAAGGCGGTCACGCGCACCGTGCGCAGCTTTGAAAAGCTGGGTGTTGCGGCGATTGCCTTCGAAGATCTCGTGTTGCCGCCCCGGCTTGACCGCCCGCCCACGGTTTCGACCCGGGAGGAAATCCAAGGTAAATTGCGGGCCGCACTCGCAGCCCGCAGTAGCGAGGATTTCCTGATCGTCGGTCGCAGCGATGCGGCCTATGCGGTCGATCTGGATGAGGCCATTGCGCGCGCGGTGTCGTATCAGGACATCGGCGTGGACGCGATCATCGTCCCCGGCCTTGCCAATGCCGACGCTTTCAAGCGTCTGCGCGATGCGGTGCATATACCCATCATGGCAGTGATTGTGCCCGGCACACCGTGGTTTGCGCCCTCGCTCGACGAACTTGCCGAGATCGGGATTGACGTTGCGATCTACCCCGCCGCGATCCTCTGGCGCGTGGTCATGGCCATGCAGCAAGGGCTCGACGCCATCCGTCACCAGGACGGAGCGCCGCCCGCCGATTTCGATCCGAGGATCATCGGGCAATACCTGAAAACAGCCGAATGGACCGAAGTGGATCGCCATTTTGCCTGA